A stretch of DNA from Pseudonocardia hierapolitana:
CGCGCACCAGGCGAAGTCGCCGCACGTGCGACTCGCTGTACACCGCCTGGTTCGGGCTCGTCAGCCGGCCCGGTTCGACAAGGCCCTCGCGCAGGTAGAAGCGGATCGTGGGCGCCGGCACGCCGCTGCGCGCGCTCAACTCGGCCATTCGCATGTGCCGAGTATGCAACAGCGATTCACGCTATGCGTAGTGCTACTACACGTACCTGTGATACACGTTGAGGAGAGCCCTCGTCGAAGGAGCCTGATGACCTCGTCCCCCACCCCCGGCGCGGCGATCGCCACGCAATGCCGCTCGCCGTGGACGATGCGGGTCACACTCGGTGTGATCGGCCTGCTCACGATGACTCCGGCCCTCGCGCTGGTCTCACCCGGCCAGCTCGCCAGCTACGGCGTGGAATCCCCGGACGCGCTGGTGACGACCCTGCTCCAGCACAGGGCAGCCCTTCAGCTCGCCCTGGGAGCCGCGCTCGTCTGGGCCGGCGTCGATCCCCACGTGCGAGTGCCGATCCTGCTCGCCGCCACCTTCACCAAGGGCGTCGGCGTCGTCCTGACCCTCAGCCGGCCCGAGGTCTTCGCTGCGTCGTCAGGCAACATCGGGCTCTGGTTCGACATCGGATGCCTCGTGGTGCTGCCAGCGGTCGCCGTGTACACCGTCGTCTCCCCGCGGCGGGGGCACACGCGATGAGCGTCCTCGAAGAGGTGCAGCCCTCACCGGGCACCACCTACCGCCCGCGACGGGATCACGCGACCTCGACGACCACTTTGCCGAGCGAACGACCCTCGCCAACGTGGGCAAGGGCCTGCGGTACCTCTTCGAGCGGGAACGTGCGATCGACGTGGATCCGGAGGTCGCCTGCCACGCACCGCTCAGCGAGCGGCTCGAAGTGCTCGGGCCCTGTCTTCACCGCGAGCACACCGAGCCGGCGACCGGTCAACAGCCCCAGCGCAGCGCCCACGGTCAGCACGCGGAGCAGGGCGCGCGTAGTGCCACCGACACAGAGGTACCGTCCCCCGCCGGCAAGGGCACGGCGGTAGGCGAAGACCGAGCGGTGGGCGACCAGGTCGAGCACCACGTCCTGCGGCTCGCCCCGGGTGAAGTCCTGTGTGCGGTAGTCGAGCACCTCGTCGGCGCCCACCGAGCGCATGAAGTCAGACTTGTCGCCGTTGTCGACGGCGGTCACGTGGGCGCCTGCCCGCTTGGCGAGCTGGATCGCGAACGAGCCCGACCCGCCGCCTGCCCCGTTGACCAGCACCCGCCGGCCCGGCCCCGCGGTTGCCGTGCCCTGCCATGCGATGGCGCCGGCCTGCGGGATCGTCGAGGCCTCGGCGAAGGACAGCGCGTCGGGCTTGTGCGCCAGTGCAGAGGCAGGCGCGACGGCGTACTCCGCGAAGCCACCCTTGAGCCACAAGTTGTCGCCGTACACCTCATCGCCGACGGCGAAGCCGGTGACCTCCGGTCCGACCGCCTCGACCCACCCAGCGATGTCGGAGCCGAGTACCGGCCGCGCCGGCCGCCGCAGGCCACCGATCCGGGAGTAGAGCGGACTCCCCCGCAGGGTCTCCCAGTCCGACAGGTTCACCGATGTCGCGGCGACCCGGACCAGCAGCTGACCCCGCCCCGGCGACGGCACCGGCACCTCCTCGACGCGCAGCACCGAGGGTGGGCCGTAGCGGTCGTAGACGACCGCCCTCACGACGACCCGCCCCTCGCCCCACCACGGCCACCAGGCACGCCCGCAGCCTAGCCGGACCTGGCCGGGCGACACCCCGATCATGGTCGACACAGGCCGGTAGCGAACCTGCAGGCCGCTGGCCACGTACAGGTCCGCCAGGCGCTCCTCCTCCACGTCGACGAGCGCCGCGCCGACGTCGCCGAGCGAGTCGACCTGGCGTGCACCTCGGCATCGGTGAGCACGTTCGACGGCGCCCGGCGACCCTCGGCGTCGGCGGGCCGGGGTCAGCGGGAGACGCGAAGCAGCGGGAACACGCTATCGGAGACCTCGGTCAGCAGAGCACGCGGCAGGTCGTAGGACCCGACGTGCTGCAGGAACACCGCGTCGGCGCCGGCCGCGCGCACGCTCGTCAGCCGATCGACGATCTCGGCCGGCGTGCCGTAGAGGCAGAACTCCCGGGCGAAGGCGGTGGCCGCGGCGTCCGGGACGTACGGGTCGCACGCCTGCACCGCCGACTCCCAGTCCTCGGCATGCACCAGGTCGGGGTAGACGCCGGGCAGGTGCTCCGGCACGTCCACGTGGACGCCGGCCAGCGCAAGGAAGGGCGCCCCTCCGTTCTGGGCGATCCGCGCGCAGATCGGCTTGAGCTCCCGGGCGACGCGCGGCACGTCGTCCGTCACCCGGCAGAACGCGGACACCGTCATCGGGACCGCCCCTCGCCCGGCGGCGTGCGCTCCGTCCTGGACGCGGGCGGCCGCGGCGGCCAGCGGGCCGGCGGCCACCCCGGAGAGCAGGATCGCGCCGTCGGCGAGCTCGCCGGCCAGTCGCAGGTTCCGCGGGCCGCTGGCCGCGAGGTGGATCGGCACGTCCACGGGGTCGCGTAGCCGGGACGTCGCCCCGCCGAAGTCCACGGCCCCTCCCGCGAGCAGGATCCGCACGATCGCGAGCCGCTCGCGCAGCTCGGCGCCGGTGGACGCTCGCAGTCCCACCGGACCGACGGCGCTGTCCCCGACGCCGACCCCGAGCACGAACCGGCCGGGGGCGAGCTCGGCGACGGTGCGCGCCGCCGATGCGAGTACCGCGGGATGACGGGTGACGACGTTCGTCACGGCTGTGCCCAGCGTGATCCGCGAGGTCGCGGCGGCCGCGGCGGCGGCGACGGCGAACACGTCGCGCCACAGCAGCTGCGAGTCGGGGAACCAGACCTCGTCGAACCCCGCCCGCTCCGCGTCCCGCGCGAGCGCGGCGATCTCCGGCACCGGGGCGCAGGGCGGGATGCGCAGGCCGACCCTCATGGCAGTACCTCCTCGTACGACGTACGGTACGTACTGACGCAAGGGGGTTCGATGGCCGGGGAGTCGAAGCGGTCGGGGCGTGAGACCGCGCTCTCGGCGGACCGGATCATCGAAGCGGCGCTGCGCATCTCCGACGCCGAGGGCGACATCGACCGGCTCACGGTCCGCGGGCTCGCGGCGGACCTGGGCGTCGGCACGATGTCGCTCTACGGCTACTTCCGCAGCAAGGACGAGATCCTCGACGGCATGGCCGACCACGTGCTCGGCCGGATGCGGCTGCCACCCGAGCCGGACGCCGGACCCGCCGAGGCGCTGCGGACCGTCGGTCACGCCTTCCTGGCGCTGATGCGCGAGCACCCGTCGGTCATGCGGCTCTTCGCGACCCGTGTCACCAGCAGCCGTGCCGCGCTGCGCGGAGCGATGGAGGCCGTACTGGCGCGCCTCGTGGACGCCGGGATCCCGGGCCCGCAGGCGGCCCGGTGTTACGGCTTCCTCCTGACGTACGCGATCGGCTTCGCCAGCTACCAGAAGCCCCGCCCGTGGGGCCGCAGCGACCGGGCGGCGAGCGCCGAGGAACGCCGCCAGCGCACGCACTTCTACGCGGCCCTGCCCATCGACGAGTTCCCGCACGTCGTGGAGCTCGCCGGGGACATCGCCGACCTGCCGTCCGACGAGCAGTTCGACGCGGGCCTCGAGGCCTACATCGACGCCACCCTCCGCACCCTGCAGCACGTCCGCGCCTGACGGGTCGTTCCGGCCACCGGACCGGGCTCCTTGACCCCGTGCGGCGGACCGTACACGGTACGGCCACTCTTCCGACGCCGGGTGGCCACCCGTCGTCGGTCTCGGACAGCGGTTCCGGAGGAACCATGACCACCACGCACCCGCAGCGCACCCCCGTCAAGGCCGTGCTCGCCAGCTGGCTCGGCACGGTCATCGAGTTCTACGACTTCTTCATCTACGGGCTGGCATCGTCACTGATCTTCGCCCGGCTCTTCTTCCCCGCCTTCGACCCGCTGGTCGGCACCCTCATCTCGCTCTCGACGTTCGGCGTCGGCTACGTCGCCCGCCCGCTCGGGGCGATCGTCTTCGGCCACTTCGGAGACCGGCTCGGCCGCAAGTCGATGCTGGTCGTGACGCTCACGATGATGGGCGCCTCGACCTTCGCGATCGGCCTGCTCCCCACCTACGCGACCGTCGGGGTGCTCGCGCCCGTCCTGCTGGTCACCCTGCGGATCGTGCAGGGCCTCTCGCTCGGCGGCGAGTACGGCGGGGCCGTGCTGATGACCGTCGAGCACACTCCGGAGCGGCGCCGCGGCCTCGTCGGCTCGTTGCTCAACACCGGCGCAGGCGTCGGGACGCTGACCTCGAACCTCGCGTTCCTCGCGGTGCTGCAGCTGCCCGAGGACGCGCTGCTGAGCTGGGGTTGGCGGATCCCGTTCCTGATCAGCGCGGTGCTGGTCGTCGTCGGCGTCGCCGCCCGCGTCACGCTCGCCGAGAGCCCGGCGTTCGTCGCCGTGCAGGACAGCGGCGAGGTGCGCCGCCTGCCGATCCTCGACGTGCTCCGCTCGGACTGGCAGCGGGTGATCCTGGTGGCGCTCGGCACGGTCGGCGCGGGTGTCGTCGTCACGATGACGACCGTCTTCTCGCTGGCCTACGGCCGGGAGGCGCTGGGGCTGACCAACAGCGCCATGCTCGCGGTGCTGCTCCCCGCGGTCGTGGCGACCCTCGTGTTCCCGCCGCTCTTCGGGCCGATCGCCGACCGCGTCGGGGTCCGCACGGTGTTCCTCGTCGGTGCGGCCGGCATGGTGGTCCTCCCCTTCGCGTGGTTCGCGCTGCTCGACACCCGCCAGTACGGGCTCATGCTGCTCGGCTTCGTGCTGCTGTTCCTGCCGTACTCGGCCAACTACGCCATGTTCCCGGCCTACTTCTCGCAGGTCTTCCCGCCCGCCCTGCGGTACAGCGGCATGTCACTCGGGTTCACGATCGGCACGATCGCCGGCAACGCCTTCGCGCCCGCGATCGCCACCTCGATCCTGGGCCGCACGGGTAGCTGGGTGGGCATCGCCTGGTACATGGCCGGGATGGCGGCCGTGTCGTTCATCGCCGCCGTCCTCATGCCCATCCGGGACACCGCGGGGCAACCCGCCCGGCCGACCACCGCGCTCGGCACGGCGACCGCGTGACCCACCGGCTCGAGGTCAACGGTGCGCCGTTCGACGTTCGGGCTTCCGGGCTCGAGCCGCTCTCGCGGGTGCTGCGCGAGCAGCTCGGGCTGACCGGCACGAAGGTCGCGTGCGGCCGAGGCGAGTGCGGTGCCTGCACCGTGCTCGTCGGCGGCCGCCCGCGGCTGTCGTGCACCGTACCCGCCGTGCTCGTCCGCGAGCCGGTGCGCACGGTCGAGGACCTCGCCGACGAGACGGCGCAGCTGCGCGCGGAGTTCGCCGACCGCGGCGCTTTCCAGTGCGGGTTCTGCACGCCCGGGCAGGTGGTGACCGCTTGGGCCGTGCTGCGGGACGAAGCCGGTCGGCCCCCCGACGGGCGGCGGGAGCGCGTCACACACGCCATGTCCGGCGTGCTCTGCCGGTGCACCGGGTACCAGGCGATCACCGCCGCGATCTGTCACGTGGCGGAGACGTCGGACGAGCCCACGAGCGCGCCATGAGGCACGTTGAGCGAGCTTGCGAGCTCACCATGAGGCGGGGCATCGGCGACCGCGTCCGGCCCATCGACTGGGACGCACGCAGCGCGGGGCGGGTGCCGTACACCGCGGACCTCGTGGCCTCGGCGACCGCGACCGGCCGACCCCCGCTGCACGGCGCCGTCCTGCGCTCCCCGCACCCCTTCGCCGAGATCCACGGCATCGACACCGCTGCCGCTCGCGAGCTCCCCGGGGTGCACGCCGTCCTCACCATGGCCGACTTCGCCCCCGGTATCCGCTACGTCCACCGCGGCGGGCCGCTGTCGGACCGGCCACCGCTCGCGGACGGGGTCGTCCGGCACGTCGGCCAGGAGGTCGCGGCCGTCGCGGCGGAGACACCGGAGATCGCGCGTGCCGCGCTGCGCGCGATCCGGGTGCACTACCGGCCCCGTCGGGCGCCGCTCACGGTTCAGGCCGCGCGCCGGCCGGGCGCCCGCCGGCTGCACGCGCGCAACACCCCGGAGCCGAACGTGTCGATGCTCCTCGAAGGGCGCTGGGGCGATCCGGGGGCAGCAGGCGCGACGGTGACCGTCACCGGCCGCTTCGCCTACCCGAGCGTCGCGCACGCGTGCATGGAGCCGAACACGACGCTGGCGTCCTGGGACGCCGAGCGCGAGGTCGTCGAGCTGTGGACCTCGACGCAGGCCCCGTGGTTCATCGCCAAGGAGGTCGCGCACCTCATGGGCCTGCGCCACGATCAGGTCGTGTGCCGGGAGGTCGCCGTCGGCGGCGGGTTCGGGTCGAAGTCGAAGGCGTCCGAGCACGAGGTGATCGCGGCGGCGCTCGCCCGCGCCGCAGGCCGACCGGTGCTGGTCGAGCTGGACCGGGCCGAGGAGTTCGGGGCGAACAAGCCGCGCCACCGGTTCGAGACCGTGTTGCGCACCTCGGCCGACGCCGACGGGGTGCTGCGGGAGTTCGACGCGGACGTCCTGGTGGACAACGGCTCCTACAACCACATGGGCACCTCCGTCCTGCGGGTCGGTCTGATCACCCTCGGCTCGATGTACCGGCCGGACGGGGTCCGGTTCACCGCGCGGCTCGTCGACACCGCCACGCAGCCGGGCGGGCAGTTCCGCGGCTACGGCACGCCGCAGGTCTCGCTCGCGATGGAGAGCCAGGTCGACGAGATCGCCGAGCGGCTCGGGATCGATCCCGTCGAGCTGCGCCTGCGCAACCTCCCGCCCGAGCACGCGACGACGCTCTGCGGGTACCGGGTCACCACCAACCGCCTCGGCGACTGCCTGGTCGCGGTCCGCGACGCGCTCGACTGGGATCGCGCGCGGGCGGAGCGGCGCGCCGACCGCGGCTGGGGCGTCGCCGCGGGCGCCCACGGGTCCGGGGCCTACGCGTACGAGATGGCGAACCGCAGCGACGCGGCGGTCGACCTCTTCGCCGACGGCCGGGTCCGCGTGCGCCACGGCAGCGCCGACGCCGGCACCGGGCAGAACACCATCCTCGCCCAGATCGCGGCGTTCGAGCTCGGCGTCGACCTCGCCGACGTCTCGGTGCTGTCGACCGACGGCGAGCGAACGCCGTTCGAGCTGGGCGCCTGGTCGTCGCGGGGCACGCACATGACCGGCTCGTCCGTCGGACAGGCTGCTCGGGAGCTCGCCGACCGGCTGCGCGGGCTCGCGGCGGCCAAGCTCGGCACCGACGACGTCCGGCTGCGCGGTGGCTCGGCCGTGGCACCCGACGGCACGTCGGTGGCGCTCGGCGACCTCGTCCCGTTGGCCGAGGACAGCCGGCCCGACCCGGACGGCGCGCTCGTGCTCCCGCACGAGACGTCGTACCGGCTCGAGGGCACCGAGATGCTCAGTCCCGAGAAGAGCACGGCGAACCTCTCCCCCACCTATGCCTTCGCCGCCCACGGCGCCGTCGTCGACGTCGACCGGCTGACCGGGCGGATCCGGGTGGTCGACTACGTCGCCGCGCACGACGTCGGCACCGCGATCAATCCGACGGCCGTCGAGGGCCAGATCGTCGGCGGCGCGGCGATGGGAATCGGGGCGGCGCTGGGCGAGGAGCTCGTCCGCGAGGGCGGGCGGGTGGTGAACGCCGGCTTCCTGCACTACGCGCTGCCGCGCAACGCCGACCTGCCCTCGATCCGGCCGATCGTCGTCCCGGGCCACGACGGGGCCGGCCCGTACGGGGCCAAGAGCGTCGGCGAGATGTCGATCATCCCGCCGGGCGCGGCGATCGCCAACGCGGTGCACGACGCGATCGGCGTGCGGCTGCGGGAGCTGCCGCTGACGCCCGACAAGGTGCTCGGCGCCCTGCGCAGGCACGAGGGATGGCCGGCGCGGCGGCACCGGATCTGGCGCCGCCCCGGCCGCTGGTGGATCGCGGCGATCCGCGCGGCCTACCCGCTGGGCCTGCACCGGCTGCTGCACGCGCTGGGCAGCCGGTTCGGTCCTGCGGCCCGCGCCCGCCGCCGCATCGCGGAGTCGCCCGACCCGGAGATCCACGTCGCGCAGACCCTGGCCGAGGCCACCGCGCTGCTGGCGACCCCGGGCGCCGCGCCGCTCGGCGGGGCGACCGACGCCCTCGTCGAACGCAGGGCCGAACCCCGTCCGGCGCCCGTACTCGTCTCCGTCGCGTTCGTGACCGAGATGCGGCGCATCACCCGCGACGGCTCCGGCCTGCGCATCGGCGCGGCCGTCCCGCTCGCCGACCTGGCCGCCCACCCGGACGTCCCGCCGGTCGTGGCCGAGGCGACCGCCACCATCGCGTCCCCGCAGGTGCGCAACGCCGCGACGGTGGGCGGGAACCTCGTGCAGGCCAAGCGCTGCTGGTTCTTCCGCAACGGCTTCGACTGCTACAAGCGGAACGGACCGTTGAGCCCCTGCTACGCCGTCACCGGCGACCACCGGTTCCAGCACGCCGTGGTCGACGGGCACCGCTGCCAGGCGGTGACCCCGTCGGACCTCTCGACCGTGTTCCTCGCGCTCGATGCCGCAGTGCAGATCGACTCTGGGGAGATCGAC
This window harbors:
- a CDS encoding LLM class flavin-dependent oxidoreductase, translating into MRVGLRIPPCAPVPEIAALARDAERAGFDEVWFPDSQLLWRDVFAVAAAAAAATSRITLGTAVTNVVTRHPAVLASAARTVAELAPGRFVLGVGVGDSAVGPVGLRASTGAELRERLAIVRILLAGGAVDFGGATSRLRDPVDVPIHLAASGPRNLRLAGELADGAILLSGVAAGPLAAAAARVQDGAHAAGRGAVPMTVSAFCRVTDDVPRVARELKPICARIAQNGGAPFLALAGVHVDVPEHLPGVYPDLVHAEDWESAVQACDPYVPDAAATAFAREFCLYGTPAEIVDRLTSVRAAGADAVFLQHVGSYDLPRALLTEVSDSVFPLLRVSR
- a CDS encoding molybdopterin cofactor-binding domain-containing protein; translation: MRRGIGDRVRPIDWDARSAGRVPYTADLVASATATGRPPLHGAVLRSPHPFAEIHGIDTAAARELPGVHAVLTMADFAPGIRYVHRGGPLSDRPPLADGVVRHVGQEVAAVAAETPEIARAALRAIRVHYRPRRAPLTVQAARRPGARRLHARNTPEPNVSMLLEGRWGDPGAAGATVTVTGRFAYPSVAHACMEPNTTLASWDAEREVVELWTSTQAPWFIAKEVAHLMGLRHDQVVCREVAVGGGFGSKSKASEHEVIAAALARAAGRPVLVELDRAEEFGANKPRHRFETVLRTSADADGVLREFDADVLVDNGSYNHMGTSVLRVGLITLGSMYRPDGVRFTARLVDTATQPGGQFRGYGTPQVSLAMESQVDEIAERLGIDPVELRLRNLPPEHATTLCGYRVTTNRLGDCLVAVRDALDWDRARAERRADRGWGVAAGAHGSGAYAYEMANRSDAAVDLFADGRVRVRHGSADAGTGQNTILAQIAAFELGVDLADVSVLSTDGERTPFELGAWSSRGTHMTGSSVGQAARELADRLRGLAAAKLGTDDVRLRGGSAVAPDGTSVALGDLVPLAEDSRPDPDGALVLPHETSYRLEGTEMLSPEKSTANLSPTYAFAAHGAVVDVDRLTGRIRVVDYVAAHDVGTAINPTAVEGQIVGGAAMGIGAALGEELVREGGRVVNAGFLHYALPRNADLPSIRPIVVPGHDGAGPYGAKSVGEMSIIPPGAAIANAVHDAIGVRLRELPLTPDKVLGALRRHEGWPARRHRIWRRPGRWWIAAIRAAYPLGLHRLLHALGSRFGPAARARRRIAESPDPEIHVAQTLAEATALLATPGAAPLGGATDALVERRAEPRPAPVLVSVAFVTEMRRITRDGSGLRIGAAVPLADLAAHPDVPPVVAEATATIASPQVRNAATVGGNLVQAKRCWFFRNGFDCYKRNGPLSPCYAVTGDHRFQHAVVDGHRCQAVTPSDLSTVFLALDAAVQIDSGEIDSGEIDSGEIDRGRTVPISAFYTGPGETVLRPGELVTAVTVPAAALERASAFTKLALYTGDFATASAALSVDRAPCGTWRDVRLVLGAIAPVPWRLTAVEDALRGTEPDVASVRRHVDAVLDAHAHPLAHNAWKLDAATGLVVRAVEALAAQQRMKEQR
- a CDS encoding (2Fe-2S)-binding protein — translated: MTHRLEVNGAPFDVRASGLEPLSRVLREQLGLTGTKVACGRGECGACTVLVGGRPRLSCTVPAVLVREPVRTVEDLADETAQLRAEFADRGAFQCGFCTPGQVVTAWAVLRDEAGRPPDGRRERVTHAMSGVLCRCTGYQAITAAICHVAETSDEPTSAP
- a CDS encoding NAD(P)-dependent alcohol dehydrogenase, producing MEEERLADLYVASGLQVRYRPVSTMIGVSPGQVRLGCGRAWWPWWGEGRVVVRAVVYDRYGPPSVLRVEEVPVPSPGRGQLLVRVAATSVNLSDWETLRGSPLYSRIGGLRRPARPVLGSDIAGWVEAVGPEVTGFAVGDEVYGDNLWLKGGFAEYAVAPASALAHKPDALSFAEASTIPQAGAIAWQGTATAGPGRRVLVNGAGGGSGSFAIQLAKRAGAHVTAVDNGDKSDFMRSVGADEVLDYRTQDFTRGEPQDVVLDLVAHRSVFAYRRALAGGGRYLCVGGTTRALLRVLTVGAALGLLTGRRLGVLAVKTGPEHFEPLAERCVAGDLRIHVDRTFPLEEVPQALAHVGEGRSLGKVVVEVA
- a CDS encoding MFS transporter, with translation MTTTHPQRTPVKAVLASWLGTVIEFYDFFIYGLASSLIFARLFFPAFDPLVGTLISLSTFGVGYVARPLGAIVFGHFGDRLGRKSMLVVTLTMMGASTFAIGLLPTYATVGVLAPVLLVTLRIVQGLSLGGEYGGAVLMTVEHTPERRRGLVGSLLNTGAGVGTLTSNLAFLAVLQLPEDALLSWGWRIPFLISAVLVVVGVAARVTLAESPAFVAVQDSGEVRRLPILDVLRSDWQRVILVALGTVGAGVVVTMTTVFSLAYGREALGLTNSAMLAVLLPAVVATLVFPPLFGPIADRVGVRTVFLVGAAGMVVLPFAWFALLDTRQYGLMLLGFVLLFLPYSANYAMFPAYFSQVFPPALRYSGMSLGFTIGTIAGNAFAPAIATSILGRTGSWVGIAWYMAGMAAVSFIAAVLMPIRDTAGQPARPTTALGTATA
- a CDS encoding TetR/AcrR family transcriptional regulator, giving the protein MAGESKRSGRETALSADRIIEAALRISDAEGDIDRLTVRGLAADLGVGTMSLYGYFRSKDEILDGMADHVLGRMRLPPEPDAGPAEALRTVGHAFLALMREHPSVMRLFATRVTSSRAALRGAMEAVLARLVDAGIPGPQAARCYGFLLTYAIGFASYQKPRPWGRSDRAASAEERRQRTHFYAALPIDEFPHVVELAGDIADLPSDEQFDAGLEAYIDATLRTLQHVRA